Proteins co-encoded in one Neovison vison isolate M4711 chromosome 9, ASM_NN_V1, whole genome shotgun sequence genomic window:
- the SET gene encoding protein SET isoform X1, with product MSAPAAKVSKKELNSNHDGADETSEKEQQEAIEHIDEVQNEIDRLNEQASEEILKVEQKYNKLRQPFFQKRSELIAKIPNFWVTTFVNHPQVSALLGEEDEEALHYLTRVEVTEFEDIKSGYRIDFYFDENPYFENKVLSKEFHLNESGDPSSKSTEIKWKSGKDLTKRSSQTQNKASRKRQHEEPESFFTWFTDHSDAGADELGEVIKDDIWPNPLQYYLVPDMDDEEGEGEEDDDDDEEEEGLEDIDEEGDEDEGEEDEDDDEGEEGEEDEGEDD from the exons ATGTCGGCGCCGGCGGCCAAAGTCAGTAAAAAGGAGCTCAACTCCAACCACGACGGGGCCGACGAGACCTCAG aaaaagaacagcaagaagCAATTGAACATATTGATGaagtacaaaatgaaatagaCAG aCTTAATGAACAAGCCAGTGAGGAGATTTTGAAAGTAGAACAGAAATATAACAAACTCCGCCAACCATTTTTTCAGAAGAGGTCGGAATTGATCGCCAAAATCCCCAATTTTTGGGTAACAACATTTGTCAACCATCCACAAG TGTCTGCACTGCTTggggaggaggatgaagaggCGCTGCATTATTTGACAAGAGTTGAAGTGACAGAATTTGAAGATATTAAATCAGGTTACAGAATAGATTTT tatttTGATGAAAACCCTTACTTCGAAAATAAAGTTCTCTCCAAAGAATTTCATCTGAATGAGAGTGGTGATCCATCTTCAAAGTCCACTGAAATCAAATGGAAATCTGGAAAG gatTTGACGAAACGTTCAAGTCAAACACAGAATAAAGCCAGCAGGAAGAGACAGCATGAGGAACCAGAGAGCTTCTTCACCTGGTTTACTGACCATTCTGATGCAGGTGCAGATGAGTTAGGAGAAGTCATCAAAGATGATATTTGGCCAAATCCATTACAGTACTACTTG GTTCCCGATATGGATGacgaagaaggggaaggagaagaggatgatgatgatgatgaagaagaagaaggattggAAGATATTGATGAAGAAGGAGATGAGGATGAAGgtgaagaagatgaagatgatgatgagggggaggaaggagag gaGGATGAAGGAGAAGATGACTAA
- the SET gene encoding protein SET isoform X3, translating into MAPKRQSSLPPQTKKPRQPPAPKPGQTSTSQHLHKGEKEQQEAIEHIDEVQNEIDRLNEQASEEILKVEQKYNKLRQPFFQKRSELIAKIPNFWVTTFVNHPQVSALLGEEDEEALHYLTRVEVTEFEDIKSGYRIDFYFDENPYFENKVLSKEFHLNESGDPSSKSTEIKWKSGKDLTKRSSQTQNKASRKRQHEEPESFFTWFTDHSDAGADELGEVIKDDIWPNPLQYYLVPDMDDEEGEGEEDDDDDEEEEGLEDIDEEGDEDEGEEDEDDDEGEEGEEDEGEDD; encoded by the exons ATGGCCCCCAAACGCCAGTCTTCGCTCCCGCCTCAAACGAAGAAACCGAGACAGCCTCCTGCCCCCAAGCCAGGGCAGACATCAACATCTCAGCACTTGCATAAAGGAG aaaaagaacagcaagaagCAATTGAACATATTGATGaagtacaaaatgaaatagaCAG aCTTAATGAACAAGCCAGTGAGGAGATTTTGAAAGTAGAACAGAAATATAACAAACTCCGCCAACCATTTTTTCAGAAGAGGTCGGAATTGATCGCCAAAATCCCCAATTTTTGGGTAACAACATTTGTCAACCATCCACAAG TGTCTGCACTGCTTggggaggaggatgaagaggCGCTGCATTATTTGACAAGAGTTGAAGTGACAGAATTTGAAGATATTAAATCAGGTTACAGAATAGATTTT tatttTGATGAAAACCCTTACTTCGAAAATAAAGTTCTCTCCAAAGAATTTCATCTGAATGAGAGTGGTGATCCATCTTCAAAGTCCACTGAAATCAAATGGAAATCTGGAAAG gatTTGACGAAACGTTCAAGTCAAACACAGAATAAAGCCAGCAGGAAGAGACAGCATGAGGAACCAGAGAGCTTCTTCACCTGGTTTACTGACCATTCTGATGCAGGTGCAGATGAGTTAGGAGAAGTCATCAAAGATGATATTTGGCCAAATCCATTACAGTACTACTTG GTTCCCGATATGGATGacgaagaaggggaaggagaagaggatgatgatgatgatgaagaagaagaaggattggAAGATATTGATGAAGAAGGAGATGAGGATGAAGgtgaagaagatgaagatgatgatgagggggaggaaggagag gaGGATGAAGGAGAAGATGACTAA
- the SET gene encoding protein SET isoform X2 — translation MAPKRQSSLPPQTKKPRQPPAPKPGQTSTSQHLHKGEKEQQEAIEHIDEVQNEIDRLNEQASEEILKVEQKYNKLRQPFFQKRSELIAKIPNFWVTTFVNHPQVSALLGEEDEEALHYLTRVEVTEFEDIKSGYRIDFYFDENPYFENKVLSKEFHLNESGDPSSKSTEIKWKSGKDLTKRSSQTQNKASRKRQHEEPESFFTWFTDHSDAGADELGEVIKDDIWPNPLQYYLVPDMDDEEGEGEEDDDDDEEEEGLEDIDEEGDEDEGG, via the exons ATGGCCCCCAAACGCCAGTCTTCGCTCCCGCCTCAAACGAAGAAACCGAGACAGCCTCCTGCCCCCAAGCCAGGGCAGACATCAACATCTCAGCACTTGCATAAAGGAG aaaaagaacagcaagaagCAATTGAACATATTGATGaagtacaaaatgaaatagaCAG aCTTAATGAACAAGCCAGTGAGGAGATTTTGAAAGTAGAACAGAAATATAACAAACTCCGCCAACCATTTTTTCAGAAGAGGTCGGAATTGATCGCCAAAATCCCCAATTTTTGGGTAACAACATTTGTCAACCATCCACAAG TGTCTGCACTGCTTggggaggaggatgaagaggCGCTGCATTATTTGACAAGAGTTGAAGTGACAGAATTTGAAGATATTAAATCAGGTTACAGAATAGATTTT tatttTGATGAAAACCCTTACTTCGAAAATAAAGTTCTCTCCAAAGAATTTCATCTGAATGAGAGTGGTGATCCATCTTCAAAGTCCACTGAAATCAAATGGAAATCTGGAAAG gatTTGACGAAACGTTCAAGTCAAACACAGAATAAAGCCAGCAGGAAGAGACAGCATGAGGAACCAGAGAGCTTCTTCACCTGGTTTACTGACCATTCTGATGCAGGTGCAGATGAGTTAGGAGAAGTCATCAAAGATGATATTTGGCCAAATCCATTACAGTACTACTTG GTTCCCGATATGGATGacgaagaaggggaaggagaagaggatgatgatgatgatgaagaagaagaaggattggAAGATATTGATGAAGAAGGAGATGAGGATGAAG gaGGATGA